In Luteimonas sp. MC1750, the following proteins share a genomic window:
- a CDS encoding ROK family protein, with amino-acid sequence MTRRPARPGPARPAHRSGHASRRGTGVRIDSWNLPLRHPEGGFLGDRASQTAFRELLDQARRAHSTCARDPFGRTPTSELGKDAIDMVLVGGDPDAAHVVHLAVEEYARALVAVVRSFIAQPEWAGVRDIVLGGGFPDHATGQLAIRRAARLLKLARSGVRLRVLAQDSDEGGLLGWVQLAPAAALRREAFLAVDIGGTNIRCGIVEPRLGEDRTGGKARVLEHTQWRHADDAPTRDGAMRRLGAMLNGLATQARTRGIDLAPFVGIACPGEVDARGHLLHGVQNLPGDWAAEDFFLAEALGDWLQPVRGRAPRVLLHNDAVVQGLSERPRMRHARRWGVLTIGTGLGNASYSNIG; translated from the coding sequence ATGACCCGACGTCCAGCCCGCCCAGGCCCCGCGCGCCCCGCCCACCGCAGCGGACACGCCTCACGGCGCGGCACCGGCGTGCGTATCGACAGCTGGAACCTGCCGCTGCGCCATCCCGAAGGTGGCTTCCTCGGCGACCGCGCCAGCCAGACCGCCTTCCGCGAACTCCTCGACCAGGCGCGCCGCGCGCACAGCACCTGCGCGCGCGATCCCTTCGGACGCACGCCGACCAGCGAGCTCGGCAAGGACGCGATCGACATGGTGCTGGTCGGGGGCGATCCCGATGCCGCCCATGTCGTGCACCTGGCGGTGGAGGAGTACGCGCGCGCGCTGGTCGCGGTGGTGCGCAGCTTCATCGCCCAGCCCGAATGGGCAGGCGTGCGCGACATCGTGCTGGGCGGTGGATTCCCGGACCATGCCACCGGGCAGCTGGCCATCCGCCGTGCCGCGCGCCTGTTGAAGCTCGCGCGCAGCGGCGTGCGCCTGCGCGTGCTCGCCCAGGACAGCGACGAGGGCGGCCTGCTGGGATGGGTGCAGCTGGCGCCCGCCGCCGCGCTGCGTCGCGAGGCCTTCCTCGCGGTGGACATCGGCGGAACCAACATCCGCTGCGGCATCGTGGAGCCGCGCCTGGGCGAGGACCGGACGGGTGGCAAGGCGCGGGTGCTCGAACACACGCAGTGGCGCCACGCCGACGACGCGCCGACGCGCGACGGGGCGATGCGCCGCCTCGGCGCCATGCTCAACGGCCTGGCAACGCAGGCGCGCACCCGCGGCATCGATCTCGCGCCCTTCGTCGGCATCGCCTGTCCGGGCGAAGTGGATGCGCGCGGCCACCTGCTGCATGGCGTGCAGAACCTGCCCGGTGACTGGGCCGCCGAGGACTTCTTCCTGGCCGAAGCGCTGGGCGACTGGCTGCAGCCGGTCCGCGGGCGGGCGCCGCGCGTACTGCTGCACAACGACGCCGTGGTGCAGGGGCTGAGCGAGCGTCCGCGCATGCGCCACGCGCGGCGCTGGGGCGTGCTCACCATCGGCACCGGGCTGGGCAACGCGTCGTACTCGAACATCGGCTGA